Within the Medicago truncatula cultivar Jemalong A17 chromosome 4, MtrunA17r5.0-ANR, whole genome shotgun sequence genome, the region GTGATGAtcatgaattattatttttttacaaagtgttGATAATTAACGTTAAGGCGGTCATTTGTGTAACATGATGGTTTAGTCCATCAAATTTGTGATTTAGTGGGAATTAAGAAGGACAGTTAGGGGAAAATGATACTCCATTCATCTCacaataattgtcactttaaatatcaatgaagtatttaattattttttccattattatttatttattgaatttcatccaagtTAACTATTCTATTAGGCAACAATAAAGCATCAAggtctattttaaaaataaataaataacaaaaacgAAAAAGGAAGCTTATGCAaagatattttggtttttttttactaaaaacaaattttgaaacGAATTAAAGAGCACTTATGACTTAATATCTAGATGAAAAAGAAGACTTTGATTTACCAAGAAAGGAATTTAAAGAGCACTTATGACTTAATTGAATTGATAAGAAAGAGCACTAATGACTAGATGAAAAAGAAGACTTTGCGTTACCAAGAAAGGAATTTGAAAGGGATTGAGCTAACTGCATAAGTAATACTACTCCCTCCTTCCTTTAAtaagtgacacagttgacccaattacgtataccaatgcgtaattttgagtttaaatatcttgaataatatattaaaaaaattataaaaatttgatattttgaaaatattcatcgagacgaatctaacgacatcttatatgatattatttatctttgtatattagtagaaaaatatggtcgaagtaaattaggtcaaaattgcacattttcaaacaggtcatttattgcgggacggatggagtattatgGTGGAATATTCTTTagttactactccctccgtcccttaatacttGACCCAGTTGACTTTATTACGCATGTCAATGCATAActttgagcttaaatatcttgaataatatattaggaaaaattatgaaaatttgatattttaaaaatactcatcgagacgaatctaacgacatcttatatgatgctatttatctttgtatattagttgaAAAATACGGTCAAAGTcagttaggtcaaaattaaaaaattccaaaTGGATCaagtattaagggacggagggagtagtattaaTTTACCtgcaatttttgttgttgatttttttttggctatatGATTTCTAGctctaattaaaaattataatataaaattaatataccTGCAACAGATGATCAGCGGCAGCATAAATGGATGGTGAGTAGAGAGTAAttatatactccatccgtccctaaataaatgacgtatttgacaatatatattattgacttaacgtactttgaccatatttttctactaattcacaaagataaataatatcatgtaagatgttgttggattcgtctcgatgaatatttttaaaatattaaattttcataattttttttttatagagaattgaagatatcaaagataaaacatatgcattggtacgtgTGTCGAAGTCAACTAAGTCATCTATtgaaggacggagggagtagattATAGTAGTATATACATAGCTTtgacagaaaaaagaaaataataaaaaaagaaaatgactatAGTGTTCtaagggaaaaaataaaatgattggcGGAAATAATAgacaagaaataataaaaaaaaccaaaaaaaaacttaaacccacgattaaatattaatttcaaaatcaagATCTTCagcatcctttttttttaattaacgtGATCGATCTGGACTCATGTTAAACTCATCATCTTCATGATCTTTCAATTTAGAAAAACAATATCTCAGTTTCACATTCAAAAACATCACTTACATCTAGAATCGTCCATCATAATTagctttctttcttttgttcgCTTCAGCAAAAATTATAGAATATTTTGAagaatgagtaaatagtcaattttttttcctgaaattgtaagtttcatcaattacctctctgaaattaacaaaatttcaattaccccatgaaatttcacaacgttagtcaatttgcccctccgtcaaatttttctgttagcgaacatgacattttgcaaataccccctgaagttttgcacttatgtgcaaaatgcccccaaacttaaaaatttatattatttatttcttaaaaacaaacaattaataattaaatattaaaactaactattaattttggagtttggaaaaactacatacatatatacatcaaaatagagaaaaatgtgtatttttaaagtgacaataatggttatttctaatagacaaattattatttttagaggtttataaacaaattaataatcagatttaaatttatattttctccttcaccatcttagtctttcaACTCCTCCAACtctttcaacaatttgctcaaaccatttaaactacacaacctccaatattaatccacaaatcatcccattattgtcactttaaaaaatacatatttttccccattttggagcctattttgatgtatatatgcatgtagtttttccaaattccaaaattaatagttagttttaatatttaactattaattgtttgttttgaagaaaaaaataatataattttttaagtttatggggcattttgcacataagtgcaaaacttcagggggtatttgcaaaacgtcatgttcactaacagaaaaatttgacggatggggtaaattgaccaacgttgtgaaatttcagggggtaattgaagttttgttaatttcagggagataattgatgaaatttacaCTTTCAGGTGAGAAATTGATTATTTAATCATTGAGAATATATTCCTCAAGCTTCGACGGTATACAAATTACAATTGGTCACCAATTAAAATCGAGATCTAGgttatttattgaaataatgTACTATGAAAATGAAGTTATATGCAGGCTGCcgtttttttagaaatttgtgAATTGGGATTTTAATCCCGTAGAATAGAAAGATGGAAAACGTATCAAAAGGGCGTTAaaatttttttgggattttAATTTTAGAGTTTAGAAGAAGATGTAAATAAACAATACACATAAATTCATGTAATTTTGAGGTGGATTTTggtgaatttatttttttgtttaagaaagGAGATCATGAAGATCAgacgaagaagatgaataatcaTGTGATTTTAGAGTTTTatgattttcaatataaaaaaatagcaaaattaTACTATGTGGTTTGCCACATTATCAGAttttaatagaaaatgaaaaaaaggacCAACTTGTGCAAGattataaagataaaggaccaatatgagaacaaaaataaagataaaagatcaatctattacaattaaataagataaataaccattgaagtaattttgtttttttttttaattatgtaatttctttctttttggatttttttttcatacgaagaagatgaagatgatgaatgtatgatgaagatgttgaagaGTGACATGgtgatttgataaaaatatggaAGGGagataatatgtataaataaagaaagataaagaaatatGAGAGATGCATGAGTGATAAAGAGGAGAGAGATTTGgaattataagaaaaatcatGTGTAAAGGGTGTACCACAATAACATAGACACCAAGTAAACCTAACCGTTAAGATCTTGAAATAAACTTATCCACGGTGGAACATATGAAGCAAGTGATCCATATTATAATTTGTCCTAACATCTGACGTGTCATGGCTTGAAATCTGATTGGTCCATTCAAACGACTTCACCGAAGAAGTCATTTACCCGACTTCATCATAGAAGCTCCCTATTAATTAACTTAATGGAGACGCTAATTATATTTGGTGTATTAAATCACGAATAtgaaagttaaaaagaaaaggataaaTGTTTGAACAAATTATCCTGAGCTGTCGGGGGAAAGCTAAAATAGTGGTGTTTTTGTATTTCGGTCGGTTTGGTGTTTCTAAGGATGAAAAAAGGTCATCTAAGGAATCACGCTATCGTTTACACATTGAccaattgattaattaataatatcaaGTTccacattaaaaaaagaaagtttcaaaatgagtttataaagaTGAACATAATTCCCTTTTGTAAGGAATAGTTAGATCAAGATGATATCATGGTTTATCCCTGTATGGAAAAAGGCAAACAACATAGCTAGTCTTAATAGATTGTTTGCAATTGACAACTttgataaattataaatataatcatcTGTCCAAGTCCAACCTAAACTGTACCATGATTCCTAGTTATATAGTTTAGCCGTCCAAAGCATTGAATTTGAAGCTGACTTGGTAGTTATAGTTTGGAGTCAATGTACATACATACATGCAAATGGAAACAAAGAATAGTACATATGGTTTGAAGCTAGCTGGTAGATTAACACAACTCAGTTGTACCAACCTGTTACATGACACAACAAAGTAGCCATGAATGTTTTCCACGTGGAACCACTACCATTAAGCTATCTAGCTGGAGGAGCTACTATAGTCATACAAAGTTGATGCAGCTGATTGCAAATTAGAACAAAGTTGCACTTAGAGAAATGAGAGAAATCTTCAGCTCAATTCAGCACAAAAGAGAGAAATGCTAAAAATAAAGTCATCTacaaactcaaaaaaataatttactcaCATCAAGTTTAATTAAGTGAGTAGTTTTAAATTAAATGAGCCCTTGTGGGAAAAAGAACTCAAACTCGATTAATTTTTAACCTTTGGGAGAACCTTaaatttttagaataattttcATCGCCCCGgttattttagatgatttaaaCTTTATTAAGCTTTGAATTGTGAGGATACTATTTGATTTTAAGATATGCGTtgaatttaacctaaaaaaattggggaaaaaaatttctaaaacataAGGCACCGTTGaggttgaattttgattgaaaattcAAGGATTAAATATACGTTTGCTCTTTTATCTTTTACCAAAAATGCATTTTGTGTCGTTCATCTTgtttttaacatgttgtagtcctttatcttttaaaaaaaattaatgtttatccttatgttatggaaaatgttaacgggTGCTCCcgagacactctttaagcactttaaataaaaagtttttaatgaaaaattgtgtattaaatgcattgaaaattgtgataatttacttttaaaaagaataattactaaattttgGTTGTTTAAAGAGTGTCCGAGACACTCGAtttaacaagacccttattgAAACATTAGAGAAAGTTGGAAACTAACCAGGTGACTCACAACTTGTCAAACGTGTTGCGGCAATTTAATCTTCTTCAAACGCGTTGCAacaaatcattttcttcaaaagaatCACATCAAAATCTCCTTCAAAAACATTTAtgttcttgttttttgttttcaacattccTTCCGTAGTTTAAAAAAACGACGTCATTTTTCCTTGTTCTATGTCACATGGGTTTATGTTAACATCATAACACCTATTAAACTTTCGCtaactaatattatattatgatttCTAAACTCAAAGACTAAAATGTGattcattttaaaaagataaatgaaaaaatatatatttaattcaaaaatcaatatccaTATGATAATAATATAATGCAAAATCACGATCAGACTGTAATTACAACAAAATGCATCAAACTTGTCTATGTGCTACTCTCCCACTGCAGTCAAAGAGAAATTCTTCAATAACAACCTCTTTCAAGCTTACAAAACCATCACAATCCACTCACACAAGAACAATTAGGTCTCAAAGCATGTTACATTCCCACACCCCAACAAACCATAAATGGTCTCTTAACGGCATGACAGCTCTTGTTACAGGTGGAACTCGCGGAATTGGGTACAAAGAAAGTTTCTAACTTTAATGCTCgtgctttcttttttctttgacccttttgatattaattttagattttgtaTTTTGTATGGTGTAATGTATGAAAAGGTAGGTATGCCATTGTGGAGGAATTGATGGGGTTTGGTGCTAAAGTGCATACTTGTGCTAGAAATGAAGATGATCTTAATAAGTGTTTGAAGGATTGGAATCATTTGGGTTTTGAGGTTACTGGTTCGATTTGTGATGTGTCAGTTCCACAACAGAGGGAAGTGCTTATGGAGGATGTTTCTTCTGTCTTCAATGGGAAACTCAACATCCTTGTAAGctcctttttatttaattttttttttctctctctctcttattcaCTTTGGATAgactgtgtgtgtgtgtgtgtgtaaaccTTATTAATTTGATGTGTAGATAAACAATGTAGGGACAAACATTCGGAAACCAATGATAGACTTCACAGCTGCAGAGTTTTCCAGACTCATTGATACCAATTTAGGATCCACCTTTCATATGTGCCAGCTTGCATATCCACTTCTCAAAGCATCAGGAGTGGGTAGTGTTGTTTTTATATCTTCTGTTTCTGGCTTTGTCTCACTGAAGTCAATGTCTGTTCAAGGAGCAACAAAAGGTAATCTACGAATTCAATAaggtgatggtgatggtgatgagtttataaaattttgaagatttgtttgttttttatggtTTGTAGGGGCAATTAATCAACTTACGAGAAATCTAGCTTGTGAATGGGCAAAAGACAACATAAGGAGTAATGCAGTTGCACCTTGGTACATCAGAACTTCGATGGTAGAGCAAgtaattttcttcttctctatcCTGTGACCAttagaagaaataaaagaattagCTACATGGTATAGtaattttgttacttgttttaaaaattgattgtgTGCATAAAAAAGTATGCCATTAAGCATGAGTGCATGACTCATGATAGGACATTGTAATGCCGACTGATCTATATAATAATTCTACTCATTGACAGAAAGGCTTTGGTTGTTGTATTTGagtgcatgaaaaaaaaaacatttccacATTAAAACAGCTTTGAAATTGCAAGGACAGATACAACTTCTAAATTTTCATACAAGTCTTTCATTCCCTATGTAATTTTCTATTTCAACACAGCAGATTTGATATGCCAGCCTAGACATATATACAATCAATCTATTTCCTGTAGCTCTTCCAGCCAAAGTGACAGCCATCTTAGGTAAATTGCAGCATAGCTATTGTCTAGTGACAGTTAATAAGTTAGTAACCCCTTATACGTTTATAACATatggattaaataaaataatgctaattctaattctaatagTAAATATTAGGATTTGATTCTGACACCCCCCTCAAGTTAAAGCTTACTTAGCTTTAAACGTATAACGGGTGGATgttcttagaatttgggttgggtTTAACTTAacccttacaaaaccggcttgtatgGTGAGAACTGCCCCCACTTAGGGCCATATCTCATTTAGTGTGGAACTCTTAACACACACCCTCACGCCCATGACTGGACATCTGGAACGTGACCCGAGTCGCCCAATAGCGGTGACCTGATAGCCTCTGGCCTAATGGATCTTGTATAGGCTCTGATGCCATCATAGAATTTAggttgggcctaactcaacccttacaaaaccgacttgtatGGTGAGAACTGCTCACACTTAAAAACACATGCTTAGGTCATATCCCATTCAATGTGAGAATCTTAAAAGATTTAATATAGAGTAAATAGAAACAACAGGGCTGTAGCTGCAGCCAGAAAGTTGTAGCGCGACCCGAGGTGACATAGCAAAGATTGTTGGGTTTGTCGGAGGATTTTGAAGGTGGCTGTGGTGGTTGTCTGGAACTGGTCTCAGTGGAGAAGGCACAACTGGTTGAATCACAACTTGATGTAGAAGAACCGGATGAAGCACGATGAATGTGCACAACAGGATGGAAGTAGGCAAAAACTTCAACTGGCTGAGGAAACGGTACAGGACAGGGATGTTTGTACAGTAAACTGTGTTACCAAATTTAGAATCTCCAAAACATGGCCAGTGCTAGGACCGGTGGGGCACGCTTGTCTGTGGTCGTCGGTCTCATCAGAAAGCAGCaaacttgaaaaaaattcttGTGGTGGCCGGCAGCGGCTGCGATGAACCTCACTGGTCATATAACAGAACATGCTCTAATACCATATTATGTTTGCAATTTGTGTGTCTAAGTCAGACCGCACTTACATCTATTTATAATAGCATATTTAATAAATACAACTAATGCTAATCGATATGATGTGCTAGTTCTAGTCCTAATCTACTATTCTAACGCAAGCAATTTATCGTGACTCATGTCCTTTGGAACATAAACTCTGTAGTAAGCCTGTGCTCAAAATTTCTTAGATAAGGCCGCATTAAAATGCACAGCCCATAGTTCTATTAGACTACAAATTAACACCAAATCATTGAGGAGGAAGACATGATATGATAGATCACGACTGTCTTCCAAATACCCAAGAAGATTTTGAGTTAGACACTTTTCTGATCCCATATAGTTGGATAATCCAGGACTCCGATGTAGAATATAAAATCATCTCTATCAAGTCATTGGACGCAATACTATTTCCCCAACACCAAGAAACTGCATATTTGTGGTGCTTCTAATCCCATAGTTGAACCATCCAGAATTATAATCTACATCATAGAATCGTGATCTCAATTCATTGGACATGCTTCTAGTCCTCTAACACCAAGAAATTGCCTTTTCTTGGCAtagaaatcaaataaattatgtgtttgccattcaaaataaaaaataaaaattatgcatCTCAAACATTTGTGTTTCCTTGATCACTAAGTAACTATCCTTATCTGAAGTTGGTGCGCAGAATACCTATTTGAGAAATGCTAACAATAGTCATTAATCTTTCATTCCCTGCATTTGATTTAGAACACGAATACcacatttgattttgaaaattgcaTTTGGAATTCCATTCTTACAAGAACTTTCGCAATGCTCAAACACTAAAGTCTAACACAACAATCAGAAATAAAACATGATCTGAATTTTACCCTTTTGTTTTAGGTTCTGAGCAACAAAGACTATTTGGAAGAGGTGTACTCTCGAACTCCCCTAAGACGCCTAGGCGATCCAGCAGAAGTGTCTTCTCTTGTTGCCTTTCTTTGCTTACCAGCTTCGTCATACATCACTGGGCAGATTATATGTGTTGATGGAGGAATGTCCATCAATGGTTTCTCCCCGACACACATCTAAGAACTGCATCTCAAGCATAGTCcttgtattttattaattttcctCGTCACCTGCCATTACAAAGGACCGAGGGACTGAGTTCAAATCTAAAGAAAtggttataaaatgacaataagtGTTACCCGTAATGAATAATAATTTCCtattctccattttttttttaaatgaagcTTGGAGGTCCCTAAAAGTCTTGCATAGGCCTTTGCAAGGTTTCGGCATCCCTTGGAGGTCCATCTATTGTGCTATTGCAATTTCTTTTTGACTATTTTTTCCACTCTATTAATTTCTCGCGCTCTATgcagttcagattatataatccgaacgaCATAAATACCTCATAAAAAtcgtggctagaattcaccttataagatgaataagtggggtgtccggggttcaaaccccggcccctgcatataataatgcattgacctaccaactgagctatgctcacgggacttGAAGGTTTATTTATCCATAAAGTGACAGGCACGTGTAAACTAAACTTTGAAGTTAAACGCAAAAATAACACGCTCCAATTTAAAATAGGGACGACATTAGAGCACAATGATTTGTTGTTATTCGGCACAATgtatgtttatgttgaaatggATCAAATAAGTGATAGTGAAATTTTTGAATTTAGTGAAAGtttattctctctttcattGATACAGTTTTTTATATGTCAAATGTTCAAATATGTCAATTATCATGAAAGGAGGAGTATAAGTTAAGTTTTATGTTCTAAAATGTTCGCTTAATGTAATTTATTCATCGTATAAAGGGTcctgtttgttttagattttttaaaaatggatttttttaaaatttactcaaaaatagtagaagttatttcaaactcatttgatataagttaaaaaatagattttatattcacTGTTCCAGtttttaaatagtaaaaatcaaattcactTGGGTTGTCCaggtggtattggcttgggacttGGGAGTGTGCTCATCCTGaaggtctcaagttcgattctctcAGAGTCAAATTAGGTAGGCTAAtttagcttattcaaaaaaagtaaaaatcacatatttttttaaaatgacgtGTAAATGAATTTTACGaaaatctatttaaaatagcttttttatagagattttttcaaaatttcaatataaaaaaaaatacaataaaatgatgaaatacttaaaatgacattttaagataagttattcaaacgaatttttcatttgaaaatttctttgttaaaaaaattataacaaaaacatattacaatacaaaaatctattttttaaaaaaagctaGTACAATCGACCCAAATATCTTGTTTAAAAATCGATTTCATGTTTCATTGAAGgacaaattgattttgaatagacaaaataaaaaatcatattcttTGTTAAGGATTTCTTTATATTGTTAAAAAAGGGATTTCTTTGTAAGATattaatgtattaaaaaaaaagggatttttTAAGAGTTCAAAGAGTCATACAATAATTTATGTCTTTTAGGtttattgatgtatttttaaGTGGGTTGATTTTGCCATAAAAAAGGGTCACAATCACAATTTATTGTCTACTTACGTTTCGTTATTAcgtaagagaaatgatatttgtacaatcaatttgtgacaatttttgtacaactttctctctcatactcacataatggttttatcctctctcttcctttttctctctccattgtttttgaccaataagaagagagaaaattaaaattgtcactaaagttgtcatgaaatggatgtacaaatatcattgctcattATGTAAATACCCATTCAAACAATTACTAATGGATGTGCGGAAAATTtttcgaagaaaaaaatgtacatCATTTGattactattataagcaaatattattttttcagattcattgaataactgatgtatTTAGACTATACTACAATCCATATACATGAACTTTTCAATGAatcttaaaaagaaatatttgtttatatgaGTGACATTAGAGAGTATTAATGTATTGTCTTAATTACTTGTCAATATTCTTAAAACTTTTGACAACAATAGCAATGCCCTCATCGAGAATGTAAAATAAacaatcaaatgattaaatttCTGCATTAAATGGGCTAACAAATGTTTTAGGGAGAATTATAGTTTGAATACTAGCTATAACAATAATCGATTAAATTTTACTTACTTCTCAATTAAACTATATATTATTAGAATTCGCTTTCTCTAAGAATCAGAGATTTAAGACCAACAAAAAGAATTTGATGTCAAGTTTATGAGGTCTAAGTAAGATTCCTGACTATCATCATCTAACAAATGACGTTGTATATCATCCCCAACAAGGGTATTTGCTCTTCAGTTTTTAGGCAATAAAtcattcaaaatatataaaataaaaaaataaaataaaattgtataaggGTCGGTTTCAAatgtttcctttttattttgcaaatagtctaatggtcaaaatttcattctttaaggTGAATAGATGAAATCAAGAGTTCAAATTTCGATTAGTGCGTATTGTGATGTTCATACTAAATGAATTATGTTCACGAGTATGATTCATTACgatttttttgttgcatttttagATATTCATATTATGTCACATGATACATTACAAGTTAAACAACATTAACATATACATGcacattttctctaaaaaaaataaaaaatatatatacatttatttcaaataaaaaaaattaacatatacaTAATTTAATATGGGGAGAGATcaaataaaagcaaataaaacttTAATTTTGAAGAGTCTCAATACCATATCAAATGAATTTACTTGGCAACGGCAACCTGATCTTATAGGGGCTATCCAGTGCGTTCAGGTTATGAAATCCTTACTTCTCAGGATCATCATGCGGTGGATGCTGCCCAGAATCTTATTTGGCATCCTCAGGTTTCGCTGAAGGTGTCGATTTTAGCTTGGCGTTTACTTCGAGACAGGTTGCCGACAAAAATCAACCTTCTCAATCGGGGCATTATTATTGTTGCGGACATCTTTTGTGCGACAGGGTGTGATCATGTTGAATCTGTCGATCACCTGTTTttacattgtaatttttttggtgcTATCTGGTATTGTAACGccttatttctattaaagcgataaaacacgcgaataaaacatttattcaagaaatagacgctacgccTTCACatccaaaatcaaacaacatgcatatataaaattattcaacagtcgcagcggatataagTCATACATCCGTAAATAAAGTCTCCAAATCCCGACAAATGGATAAAATCTCCACAACATAAATAAACCCAGAATAATCAATCTAGAATAATCATACAGACAGAcatcctagatcagagcctactCTAAGACTCAGCAGAAAACGataacggagatagctcccgctatccaagcAAACTACTTCTGCACCACGTCTACTCATTCATAcaaacaggtaggcggtcaaaacaaCTGGGGGTTAGcttcacatcaatcataatcaacataaataattgaaagaataagcatgaattaaatttcaattaattacACATTGGATAATCCAACTTAAACGACATACATAATTTCACAACATCATCAATTTCTGATTCACCGATCACATTCAATCATCAAGCACATGTACACATTGGACACATATAAGAATGTATTATGCGCCTATACATGACACCTAAATGCATGTGGTGTCGTCACCAACGAAGGTCGTCGTCACCTTGAGATGCCAACATAACATCCTATGTAAGATTTCACGCACGTCTTACATTATCgccgaagtaaaagagtaagTCTCTTTTACAACAtcaagactcaacatgactatgatgcatggacatacaagcaaagactcgacaatgcaaaatcacctcataaatattcaacaatataaaggaTAACCTTTATCTATATTGATcgacttcaacaacaattgcattatcaagtatttacgtccactcaatcaatcaagtcataattcaattaagagtcatcaccacattgtcatcataattatcaacaatcatcaacatcaattgATATACATacattaatcaacatcaactatatatTATATCTCAACAACTCCATACACGTTCTTATAATCCAAGTAAAGGAGAAAATACAAAAccttatgataaatatcatattcaacacctaAAAATCATTAACATATCTTCATTTAATCATATAAAGCTATTCACGAAAGATTTATAAGGTAATCGGCTTTAAAGAACCATTTTCGACAAAGTACATATCAAGTAGCAAAAATGGCCAAGAATCTCTATCACCTCTTGGTTGTTCAAGCTTTCTCCCTTCTAACCCTTTTGCTCTttctcttgaactttctctctctacctctctcaaaattcttatgaaatgaataaatgata harbors:
- the LOC25492542 gene encoding tropinone reductase homolog At5g06060: MHQTCLCATLPLQSKRNSSITTSFKLTKPSQSTHTRTIRSQSMLHSHTPTNHKWSLNGMTALVTGGTRGIGYAIVEELMGFGAKVHTCARNEDDLNKCLKDWNHLGFEVTGSICDVSVPQQREVLMEDVSSVFNGKLNILINNVGTNIRKPMIDFTAAEFSRLIDTNLGSTFHMCQLAYPLLKASGVGSVVFISSVSGFVSLKSMSVQGATKGAINQLTRNLACEWAKDNIRSNAVAPWYIRTSMVEQVLSNKDYLEEVYSRTPLRRLGDPAEVSSLVAFLCLPASSYITGQIICVDGGMSINGFSPTHI